From Pelmatolapia mariae isolate MD_Pm_ZW linkage group LG22, Pm_UMD_F_2, whole genome shotgun sequence, a single genomic window includes:
- the gmnn gene encoding geminin — protein MNVSGKVKQSHQKSNENIKSLFTPSQKTMGPARQTLQVRQVNSDLGRSTQAGKVGPKRKNWTAEQIRGSKRVKMEVKSTQTEAADGLIDGMSKEAYELMVKETPPSTYWKEVAEERRKALYNVLQENEKLHKSIEARDEQITKLQSENEELQDLAQHVQYMADMIERLTGKSPDNLDELRGIALDEDEAEHDEDDLADQSENDPDYSHGSAEELSDDEEPGPSGLQN, from the exons ATGAACGTCAGTGGAAAAGTAAAGCAGAGCCACCAGAAGTCCAATGAGAACATAAAG AGCCTTTTCACACCTTCTCAAAAGACTATGGGACCTGCCAGGCAAACCCTGCAAGTTCGTCAGGTTAACTCAGACCTGGGGAGGTCAACTCAG GCAGGAAAGGTTGGTCCAAAGCGGAAGAATTGGACGGCTGAGCAAATCAGAGGTTCAAAGAGAGTCAAGATGGAAGTCAAATCCACTCAAACAGAAGCAGCTGATGGGTTAATAGATGGCATGTCCAAAGAAGCATATGAGCTCATGGTCAAAG AAACTCCACCTTCCACCTACTGGAAAGAGGTAGCAGAGGAGCGACGGAAAGCACTGTACAATGTTCTACAGGAGAATGAGAAG CTCCACAAAAGCATAGAGGCCAGAGATGAGCAGATAACGAAGCTTCAGAGTGAAAATGAAGAGCTGCAGGATCTCGCTCAACATGTCCAGTACATGGCTGACATGATTGAG AGACTGACTGGGAAGTCTCCTGACAATCTGGATGAGCTCAGAGGAATTGCCCTTGATGAAGATGAGGCTGAACATGATGAAGACGACTTGGCAGATCAGAGTGAAAACGATCCAGACTACAGTCACGGCTCTGCAGAAGAGCTATCAGATGATGAAGAACCAGGACCCTCAGGACTCCAGAACTAA
- the lg22h6orf62 gene encoding uncharacterized protein C6orf62 homolog, whose amino-acid sequence MGDPTSRRNQTRNRLRAQLRKKRESLADQFDFKIYIAFVFKEKKKKSALFEVAEVVPVMTNNYEENILRGVRDSSYSLESSIELLQKDVVQLHAPRYQSMRRDVIGCTQEMDFILWPRNDIEKIVCLLFSRWKGADDEPFRPVQAKFEFHHGDYEKQCLHALGRKDKAGMVMNNPTQSVFLFMDRQHLQTPKTKATVFKLCSLCLYLPQDQLTCWGVGDIEDHLRPYMPD is encoded by the exons ATGGGGGACCCAACTTCACGCAGAAATCAAACACGAAATCGACTTCGAGCTCAACTTCGGAAGAAAAGGGAATCTTTGGCTGATCAGTTTGACTTCAAGATTTATATAGCCTTCGTTTTCAAAGAAAAG AAGAAGAAGTCAGCACTTTTTGAGGTAGCCGAAGTTGTGCCAGTGATGACCAACAACTATGAAGAAAATATCCTACGAGGTGTGCGCGATTCCAGCTACTCTCTCGAGAGTTCAATAGAGCTCCTGCAAAAAGACGTTGTGCAACTACACGCGCCCCGATACCAGTCAATGCGAAGG gatgTGATAGGCTGCACTCAGGAAATGGATTTTATCCTATGGCCACGCAACGATATTGAGAAGATCGTCTGTCTGCTGTTCTCCAGATGGAAGGGGGCCGATGATGAACCCTTTAGGCCTGTTCAG GCCAAGTTTGAATTTCATCATGGAGACTATGAGAAGCAGTGCTTGCATGCTTTGGGTCGTAAAGACAAGGCTGGAATGGTCATGAACAACCCAACTCAGTCTGTATTTCTCTTCATGGATAGACAGCACTTACAG ACTCCTAAAACCAAGGCCACAGTTTTCAAGTTGTGCAGCCTCTGCCTGTACTTGCCCCAGGACCAGCTGACCTGCTGGGGTGTGGGAGACATCGAGGATCACCTCCGCCCTTACATGCCTGACTAA
- the acot13 gene encoding acyl-coenzyme A thioesterase 13, giving the protein MASLTLNSLKHVMRAMVDSPGFDRVLSKVDILSASPGKVVCEMRVEEEHTNRGGTLHGGLTATLVDVVSTMAIMYSERGAPGVSVDMNITYMNAAKMGEDVLITAQVLKQGRSLAFATVDLTNKVTGKIIAQGRHTKHLGSS; this is encoded by the exons ATGGCTTCGCTTACTTTAAATTCCCTAAAACATGTAATGAGAGCTATGGTGGATAGCCCAGGCTTCGACAGGGTACTTAGCAAG GTGGACATTTTGTCTGCCAGCCCCGGTAAAGTGGTGTGTGAGATGCGGGTAGAAGAAGAGCACACAAACCGGGGAGGGACGCTGCACGGCGGGCTAACAGCCACACTGGTTGATGTCGTCTCCACCATGGCTATCATGTACAGTGAGAGGGGGGCACCGGGGGTCAGCGTGGATATGAATATAAC GTACATGAACGCTGCCAAGATGGGAGAAGACGTTCTCATCACCGCTCAGGTTCTGAAACAGGGACGGAGTCTGGCGTTTGCCACAGTGGACCTCACCAACAAGGTTACAGGGAAGATCATCGCACAAGGAAGACATACCAAACATCTTGGCAGCAGCTGA
- the tdp2b gene encoding tyrosyl-DNA phosphodiesterase 2 — protein sequence MASTSESDTPSVSNLEEKRSRLCDEFAAIAGTESAVAQCYLAENDWEMERALNSFFEADMERVFDVEELPEKDTTPKAKRQKVEDAPAANCIDLTADSPATTRKPSEEDDGKLSLITWNVDGLDTDNIAERARGLCSYLVLYTPDVVFLQELIPPYVQYLKKRAVSYLMIEGGEEGYFTGMLLKKSRVKFVESEIVAYPTTQMMRNLLVAQVIVNSQKLCLMTSHFESCKGHAAERMKQLHVVMQRMSEAPDDVTVVFGGDTNLRDAEVTKVGLPATVCDVWERLGKQEHCRYTWDTKANNNKTVPYVSRCRFDRIYFRSATKDGVPRLAPDHMALVGLEKLDCGRYTSDHWGIYCTFSAE from the exons ATGGCTTCTACCTCGGAGTCGGACACACCGTCAGTTTCTAACTTGGAGGAAAAAAGAAGCCGCCTCTGTGACGAGTTTGCAGCCATAGCGGGAACTGAAAGCGCCGTGGCTCAGTGCTACCTGGCTGAGAATGACTGGGAGATGGAG AGAGCCTTGAACTCATTCTTTGAGGCAGACATGGAGAGAGTGTTTGATGTTGAGGAGCTTCCAGAGAAAGACACCACCCCCAAAGCTAAGAGGCAGAAGGTTGAAGATGCCCCTGCTGCAAACTG CATAGATTTGACTGCAGACAGTCCTGCTACCACACGGAAACCTTCAGAAGAAGATGATGGTAAACTGTCCCTGATCACCTGGAACGTGGACGGACTTGATACGGACAACATTGCAGAGCGTGCCAGAGGCCTGTGTTCATATTTagtttt ATACACTCCTGACGTGGTGTTCCTGCAGGAGCTCATTCCCCCTTATGTCCAGTATTTGAAGAAACGGGCTGTCAGCTACCTGATGATTGAAG GTGGTGAGGAAGGTTACTTCACAGGGATGTTGCTGAAAAAGTCACGAGTCAAATTTGTGGAGAGTGAGATAGTAGCTTATCCCACCACTCAGATGATGAGGAACCTGCTTGTTGCTCAG GTGATCGTCAACAGCCAGAAGCTCTGCCTGATGACATCCCACTTTGAGAGTTGTAAGGGACATGCTGCAGAGCGGATGAAACAGCTGCATGTGGTGATGCAGAGGATGTCAGAGGCACCTGATGATGTCACCGTTGTGTTTGGGGGAGACACAAACCTGAGGGACGCGGAG GTGACCAAGGTGGGCCTGCCTGCAACTGTCTGTGATGTGTGGGAGCGACTGGGCAAGCAGGAGCACTGCCGCTATACGTGGGATACTAaagccaacaacaacaaaactgttCCGTATGTCAGTCGCTGTCGCTTTGACAGAATCTACTTCCGCTCGGCTACCAAGGATGGAGTCCCTCGTCTGGCCCCTGATCACATGGCCTTGGTGGGGCTGGAGAAGCTGGACTGTGGCCGCTACACTAGTGATCACTGGGGAATCTACTGCACCTTCTCAGCTGAGTAG
- the LOC135932717 gene encoding tyrosyl-DNA phosphodiesterase 2-like, whose protein sequence is MESDSETHSGKDTTPDDWMDLADDSHADSPAATQKPSEKEDFKLSLITWNVDGRDLEKRPERSIGLVKYLNLHNPDVVFLQELVPPYVQFLKEQLVNYLMIEGGRNGCFTGMLLKKSRVKLVETEIVPYPTTKMMRNLLITQVIVNSQKLCLMTSHFESCKENSAERLKQLHVVKRRLKHAPDDVTVVFGGDTNLRDAEVTKVGLPATVCDVWERLGKQEHCRYTWDTSANNNKTFPFVAQCRFDRIYLRPAIRRGAPRLAPDHMALVGLEKLDCGRYTSDHWGIYCTFSAE, encoded by the exons ATGGAGAGCGACTCTGAAACACACAGTGGTAAAGATACTACTCCAGATGACTG GATGGATTTGGCTGATGACAGTCATGCTGACAGTCCCGCTGCTACACAGAAACCCTCAGAAAAAGAGGATTTTAAACTGTCCCTGATCACCTGGAATGTGGACGGGCGTGATTTGGAAAAACGTCCAGAGCGTTCCATAGGCCtggttaaatatttaaactt ACACAACCCTGATGTGGTGTTCCTGCAGGAGCTCGTTCCCCCTTATGTCCAGTTCTTGAAGGAACAGCTCGTAAACTACCTGATGATTGAAG GTGGTCGGAACGGTTGCTTCACAGGGATGTTGCTGAAAAAGTCACGAGTCAAACTTGTGGAGACCGAGATAGTACCTTATCCCACCACTAAGATGATGAGGAACCTGCTGATCACTCAG GTGATCGTCAACAGTCAGAAGCTCTGCCTGATGACATCCCACTTTGAGAGCTGTAAGGAAAATTCTGCAGAGCGTCTGAAACAGCTGCATGTGGTGAAGCGGAGGTTGAAACATGCACCTGATGATGTCACCGTTGTATTTGGGGGAGACACAAACCTGAGGGATGCGGAG GTGACCAAGGTGGGCCTGCCTGCAACTGTCTGTGATGTGTGGGAGCGACTGGGCAAGCAGGAGCACTGCCGCTACACGTGGGACACCTctgccaacaacaacaaaacttttCCCTTTGTTGCTCAGTGCCGCTTTGACAGAATCTACCTCCGCCCGGCCATCAGACGTGGAGCCCCTCGTCTGGCCCCTGATCACATGGCCTTGGTGGGACTGGAGAAGTTGGACTGTGGCCGCTACACTAGTGATCACTGGGGAATCTACTGTACCTTCTCAGCTGAATAG